Below is a genomic region from Deltaproteobacteria bacterium.
GCGGCTATCAGGTCCTTTATTGGCATCGAGGATATGAAATAATCTCCCATGACCGTCGTTGATTCGCCGGTCGATCCGTCGATAACCACCGCCTCGGATATTTTCCCGTTATTTACCTTCAAGCCCTTGACGCGGTGGTTCAAACGCACCTCGCCGCCCCGCTCCCTTATTATGCGCGCCGCCTCTTCCCACATCTGGCCGGGGCCGAATTTAGGGTACATGAACCTCTCGATCAGGCTCGTCTCTACGTCCTTTTGTTCGAGGGAGCTGTGTTTGGAGACTATGCCCCTTGCCGCGTGAAATAGCGCCTTAGTCACGGAGAGCCCCTTGATCCTCTGGGCGCCCCAGCTCGGGTCTATGGCGCTGCACGGCACACCCCATACCTTCTCCGTATAATCCTTGAAAAAGGTCGCGTAAAGCTCTTTTCCGAACCGGTTTATGAAGAAGTCCTCAAGGGATTTTTCCTCAATCGGCGCGAGCCTGGCCCTTAAATAGCTCAAAAGGATCCTGACCGCTCGGAGGACCCCGAGGTTCCGTAGCGTCTTCATATTGGCTGATATCGGGTAATCGAAAAACTTCCGCATGAAAAGGATACGGGAGAGCCTGCTTCTTACGAGCATTACCAGGTCGTTTTTTTCAGGATCCGAGACCGTATCGCTGGAGGGAGTGGAAAATCGTTCAAGATTACTTTTGCCGGCCAGGAAATTCGCATTTTCGGGAGACTCGTCTTTTGCCGGAGAGGTTTGAAGGGGAAGGATTTTGAGCCACCATTCGACCACCCTGTCGGACTTGGAAAAGAACCGGTGGCCGCCGATGTCTATCCTGTTGCCCTTGTAATTGACTGTCTTCGAAATACCGCCTATGTCGGCGGTCTGTTCGAACACAATGGGCTTTATGTCCGTCTTTTCAAGCAGCTCGAAGGCCGCGGTAAGGCCGGCAGGTCCGGCCCCGATTATAACGGCGGTCTTCTGGGTCATTGAGGCGGCGATTTTCCGAATGAAATCATTTATTTTCATGGCGAGAAATATCATACCGACGCCTAAAAGTCAATCTGCGCGTTTATTGTTCCGGGAACTGGCTCGGTATAGGCTGCGCCGCCTGGAGCGCTTTTATTCGAGCAGTCGCCCGCGATTCTTGCCGGAGCCAGCACGCTTGTCCGCATTGTGGCTTCCATAACTCGCCATGCGCGGGGGCTCTTTATCCGTTGACCGGCGCACTCCGATATTGTATAATCCTTTTTCGAATGGGCCTTCTTCCCAGGCCCATTTTTTTATTTTTTACCGTAGCGGCCCGGACCACGTAAGCCGGGGGCTTTCAGCATAAGACAGGAAAAAATGTCCAGGAATCTTCAAAAGGAAATCGAGAGGCGGAGGACCTTCGGCATAATAAGCCACCCCGACGCGGGCAAGACCACGCTTACCGAAAAGCTCCTCCTTTACGGCGGCGCCATACAGCTTGCCGGGGCGGTAAAGGCCAGGAAGGCCTCGCGCCATGCGACAAGCGACTGGATGGCCATCGAGAGGGAGAGGGGCATCTCCGTCACCACCTCGGTCATGAAGTTCAACTACAGGGACTTCGAGGTGAACCTCCTAGACACCCCAGGCCACCAGGACTTCTCCGAGGACACCTACCGGGTGCTTACGGCTGTCGATAGCGCCCTCATGGTCATAGACTCCGCAAAGGGAGTCGAGACCCAGACCGAGAAGCTCATGGGCGTCTGCCGCATGAGGAACACGCCGGTCATGACCTTCATAAACAAGCTCGACAGGGAGGGGATGAACCCCCTTGACATACTCGCCCAGATTGAAGACAAGCTCCAGATAGAATGCGCGCCCCTTTCCTGGCCCATAGGCTCGGGCAAGGCGTTCAAGGGCGTCTACAGCCTCTACAGGAAGGAGCTTCAGCTCTTTACCCCCGGCGAGGAGACGAGGTCTTCCGTCGGCGTGGTCATATCCGACATAGGTGATAAGCGCCTTGACGAGCTTTTAGGCGGCCAGGCAAGGGAGCTACGTCACGATATAGAGCTCCTAGAAGGCGCGGCAAACCCCTTTGACGTGGATGACTATTTAAGGGGGAGCCAGTCGCCTGTCTTCTTCGGGAGCGCCATAAACAACTTCGGCGTACGGGAGCTCCTCGACGCCTTTGTCGAGCTTGCGCCGCCGCCGGGGCCGCGGGCAGCCGTCGAGAGGATAGTTTATCCGCAAGAGGAGGCCTTCACCGGTTTCGCTTTCAAGATACAGGCGAATATGGACCCGGCGCACAGGGACAGGATAGCTTTCATAAGGATATGCTCGGGGAGGTTCCAGAGGGGCATGAGGGTCATGCACCACAGGACCGGGAAGGAGCTTATCCTCTCGAACGCGACCATATTCATGGCCCAGGACAGGACCAATGTCGAAGAGGCCTACGCTGGCGACATTATAGGCATCCACAACCACGGAACAATAATGATAGGGGACACCTTTACCGAGAAGGAGCCCCTTAAGTTTACCGGCATCCCAAGCTTCGCGCCCGAGCATTTCAGGAGAGTGATCCTCAAGAACCCCATGAAGGTAAAGCAGCTGCAGAAGGGGCTTGAGCAGCTTACCGAAGAGGGGGCTGTGCAGGTCTTCAGGCCGGTTGCCGGGAACGACTACATACTCGGAGCGGTCGGGGCCCTCCAGTTCGATGTGACAATGGCGAGGCTCAGGGACGAGTACGGCGTGGACGCGGCCTACGAGCCGATTGAGGCGCAGCGCGCCAGGTGGATAGACGGGGAGAGAAAGAAGATAGAGGAGTTCGAGAAGAAGAATTCCATGCGCCTTGCCCGGGACACCGAAGGCAACCTTGCCTATCTCGCGCCGAGCGAGTGGCAGCTAAACTACACGATAGAACAGTGGCCGGACATAACGTTTTACAGGACGAGAGAGCATAATTGAGCGTTTATAAAGAAGCTGCAAAGGGGGTAGAGATGAAGAAAGGGGCCGTATCCAGGTTTATCGAGGAGCACTATCTGCATTTCAACGCGGCCGCGCTCCTCGACGCGGCAAAGGCCTACGAGGCCCACATGGACAAGGGCGGCAAGATGATGGTAACCCTTGCCGGGGCCATGAGCACGGCGGAGCTCGGAAAATCGCTTGCCGAGATGATCCGCAAGGACAAGGTGAGCATAATCTCCTGCACGGGCGCGAACCTCGAGGAGGACGTCTTCAACCTCGTGGCGCACGACCATTACAAGCGCGTGCCGGGCTACAGGGACCTTTCCCCTGCCGACGAATGGGAGCTCCTCGAGAAGGGCTTCAACAGGGTCACCGACACCTGCATACCCGAGGACGAGGCCATAAGAAGGATCGAGTCCCACATATTCGACCTCTGGAAGGCCGCGAACGGCAAGGGCGAGAGCCGCCTTCCACACGAGTTCTTCTACGAGCTCATAAAAAGCGGAGTGCTGAGGCAGTACTACCAGATAGACGAGAAGGACAGCTGGCTTGTCGCTGCCGCTGAAAAGAACCTTCCCATAATCGTCCCCGGATGGGAGGACTCGACCCTCGGCAACATCTTCGCCTCCTACTGCATAACAGGGGAGCTCAAGGCCACGACGGTCAAGTCCGGAATAGAGTACATGGTCGCGCTCGCGGACTGGTATAAGAAGAACAGCCCGGGACAGGGCGTGGGCTTTTTCCAGATAGGCGGGGGCATAGCCGGGGACTTCCCCATATGCGTCGTCCCCATGATGAGGCAGGACCTCCAGATGAAGGATATATCGTTCTGGACCTACTTCTGCCAGATATCCGATTCGACCACAAGCTACGGCTCGTACTCCGGGGCCGTGCCCAACGAGAAGATAACCTGGGGCAAGCTCTCTATCGACACCCCGAGGTTCGTAATCGAATCCGACGCGACCATCGTTGCCCCCCTGATATTCGCGTGGGTGCTCGGATGGTAGCTTCTTAAGGGCTTCGGGATTCCCGGTGCCTGTCAGGTTCCGTCAGTCCTGCAGAACGCGAGTTGAGAGATTAAACCGAATCCAGCCTGGAGATTGATGAAGTGAGCAAGGAAGCGATATACGTAATAGGGCACAAGAACCCGGATACAGATTCGATATGCTCGGCGATAGCGCTCGCGGAGCTTAAGAACGCGCTCGGGGAGGGCGACTTCCTCCCGGCCAGGGCAGGGGACCTTAATCCCCAGACCGAGTTCATTCTCAATTACTTTAACGTCCAGCCGCCTAAATACATATCCGACGTCCGCCCCAAGGCAAGTGACATCATGTCAACAGGCGTCGTAACAGTGAACGAGGATACCCCCTTCCACAGGGTCCTGGAATTGATGAGGGAAGAGGAGGTTCGGTTCATGCCGGTCCTCGACGGGAACGGGAGGCCCAAGGGGGTATTGACCCTCATGGAGCTCGCCAAGAGGTATCTCGAGGCCGAGCACTCGATAGAGGTGACCACGTCCCTCAGGAACATAGTCCAGACCCTCGGAGCCAGGGTCAGGAACGACTCGCTCGGTACGAGTGAGATCACATTCACCGTCTATATCGGCGCCATGTCCGAGGAGGCCTTCCTGTACATACTCGGACAGGAAGATCCAAAGAGGTGCGCGCTCATAGTGGGCGACAGGGTCGAGATACAGAAGAGGGCGGTAGAGAAGGGAGTAGGGCTCCTGATAATATCCGGAGGCTTCGACGTGGATGAAAGCCTCGCCCAGGAGGCGTCGAGGCGCGGCGTAAGCATAATAGTCTCGCCTTTCGACTCGGCCACTACTTCCATACTGGTGAGGGTCAGCACCCCGGCGTCCATGATATGCGAGACGAGCTTCGATACCGTCTCCCCCGACGACCTGGTCGATGATTTCAAGTTCAAGGCCGCCTCGGCCGCGGGCCTCATTGTGCTCGACTCCGAAGGCGTGA
It encodes:
- a CDS encoding NAD(P)/FAD-dependent oxidoreductase — protein: MTQKTAVIIGAGPAGLTAAFELLEKTDIKPIVFEQTADIGGISKTVNYKGNRIDIGGHRFFSKSDRVVEWWLKILPLQTSPAKDESPENANFLAGKSNLERFSTPSSDTVSDPEKNDLVMLVRSRLSRILFMRKFFDYPISANMKTLRNLGVLRAVRILLSYLRARLAPIEEKSLEDFFINRFGKELYATFFKDYTEKVWGVPCSAIDPSWGAQRIKGLSVTKALFHAARGIVSKHSSLEQKDVETSLIERFMYPKFGPGQMWEEAARIIRERGGEVRLNHRVKGLKVNNGKISEAVVIDGSTGESTTVMGDYFISSMPIKDLIAAMGQDAPREVRDVAGGLAYRDFITVGLLLRKLPINTPTGTIPDNWIYVQEKDVKLGRIQIFNNWSPYMVRDDGAVWIGLEYFCNEGDELWLKPDVELAGFAGKELEKLGMIAGKDILDSTVIRMPKAYPCYFGSYERFEVIKKFTDTLENLFLIGRNGMHRYNNQDHSMLTAMVAVENIKNGISTKENIWSVNAEEEYHESK
- a CDS encoding peptide chain release factor 3, with protein sequence MSRNLQKEIERRRTFGIISHPDAGKTTLTEKLLLYGGAIQLAGAVKARKASRHATSDWMAIERERGISVTTSVMKFNYRDFEVNLLDTPGHQDFSEDTYRVLTAVDSALMVIDSAKGVETQTEKLMGVCRMRNTPVMTFINKLDREGMNPLDILAQIEDKLQIECAPLSWPIGSGKAFKGVYSLYRKELQLFTPGEETRSSVGVVISDIGDKRLDELLGGQARELRHDIELLEGAANPFDVDDYLRGSQSPVFFGSAINNFGVRELLDAFVELAPPPGPRAAVERIVYPQEEAFTGFAFKIQANMDPAHRDRIAFIRICSGRFQRGMRVMHHRTGKELILSNATIFMAQDRTNVEEAYAGDIIGIHNHGTIMIGDTFTEKEPLKFTGIPSFAPEHFRRVILKNPMKVKQLQKGLEQLTEEGAVQVFRPVAGNDYILGAVGALQFDVTMARLRDEYGVDAAYEPIEAQRARWIDGERKKIEEFEKKNSMRLARDTEGNLAYLAPSEWQLNYTIEQWPDITFYRTREHN
- a CDS encoding deoxyhypusine synthase family protein; the protein is MKKGAVSRFIEEHYLHFNAAALLDAAKAYEAHMDKGGKMMVTLAGAMSTAELGKSLAEMIRKDKVSIISCTGANLEEDVFNLVAHDHYKRVPGYRDLSPADEWELLEKGFNRVTDTCIPEDEAIRRIESHIFDLWKAANGKGESRLPHEFFYELIKSGVLRQYYQIDEKDSWLVAAAEKNLPIIVPGWEDSTLGNIFASYCITGELKATTVKSGIEYMVALADWYKKNSPGQGVGFFQIGGGIAGDFPICVVPMMRQDLQMKDISFWTYFCQISDSTTSYGSYSGAVPNEKITWGKLSIDTPRFVIESDATIVAPLIFAWVLGW
- a CDS encoding putative manganese-dependent inorganic diphosphatase — encoded protein: MSKEAIYVIGHKNPDTDSICSAIALAELKNALGEGDFLPARAGDLNPQTEFILNYFNVQPPKYISDVRPKASDIMSTGVVTVNEDTPFHRVLELMREEEVRFMPVLDGNGRPKGVLTLMELAKRYLEAEHSIEVTTSLRNIVQTLGARVRNDSLGTSEITFTVYIGAMSEEAFLYILGQEDPKRCALIVGDRVEIQKRAVEKGVGLLIISGGFDVDESLAQEASRRGVSIIVSPFDSATTSILVRVSTPASMICETSFDTVSPDDLVDDFKFKAASAAGLIVLDSEGVMQGVITKTDILKPPSTSLVLVDHNELSQAVDGAEAVNIMEVVDHHRIGNFTCTQPIPFICEPVGSTSTLVSELYKRTGAPIKKETAGLLLGGVLSDTVMLKSPTTTARDREIIKWLEEKSGLDHAAFGSEVFGSSASLRKRGAEAVVAGDFKVFEAKGRKFGIGQVEIIGFDEFHEEAASLTGVLLRKREEKDLKLAGLLVTDISLGTSLLLAVGENEVLYKLNYPKVKDGVFELKNVISRKKQVVPHILSVFNEIF